The Pseudanabaena galeata CCNP1313 genome includes a region encoding these proteins:
- a CDS encoding type IV pilin-like G/H family protein, with protein sequence MKSEFKTKLIQHMLNKKNGEKGFTLIELLVVIIIIGILAAIALPSFLNQAAKARQSEAKTYVGSANRAQQAYYLEKQRFADSLTNLSIGVAATTENYTYTTLGSSRGTTGTDANAYSGAVPREPSIKAYVGAVNLATPQGSGEATTLAALCEGKLPPVNGGASSIAGATAAASVTAGFVLNTSLAPVCANQADTTGFVPVN encoded by the coding sequence ATGAAATCTGAATTCAAGACTAAGCTCATCCAACACATGCTCAACAAGAAGAATGGCGAAAAGGGCTTCACCCTGATCGAACTTCTCGTTGTTATCATCATCATCGGTATTCTTGCTGCGATCGCACTTCCTTCTTTCCTTAATCAAGCTGCAAAAGCTCGTCAGTCTGAAGCTAAGACCTATGTTGGTTCTGCAAACCGTGCTCAACAAGCCTACTACCTAGAAAAGCAACGCTTTGCTGATAGCTTAACCAACTTGTCAATTGGTGTTGCCGCAACTACAGAAAACTACACTTACACAACATTAGGTTCTTCTAGAGGAACAACTGGTACTGATGCTAATGCTTACAGTGGTGCAGTTCCCCGCGAACCTAGTATCAAGGCTTATGTAGGTGCAGTTAATTTGGCAACCCCTCAGGGTTCTGGTGAAGCAACAACCTTAGCTGCCCTTTGTGAAGGCAAACTTCCTCCAGTTAATGGCGGTGCTTCTAGTATTGCTGGCGCAACTGCGGCTGCGAGTGTCACCGCTGGTTTTGTATTGAACACCAGCTTGGCTCCAGTATGTGCAAACCAAGCTGATACTACTGGCTTTGTTCCTGTTAACTAG
- a CDS encoding type IV pilin-like G/H family protein, which translates to MNFNNLELECIVSLWLRDRCFVQNHNEKDQGFTLIELLVVIIIIGLLAAIALPSFLSQADKARFAEAKAYIGTMSRLQQAYYLERRTFTSNIGDLGLGVDTASSSYTYSALAGSVDGNFTPQQPKQLITNVAVPTSPYLKSLVGVVGIPGIVRIDTIFCLANTPNISPIPPGALNPIAQTMVCPTGFSLQ; encoded by the coding sequence GTGAACTTTAATAATTTGGAATTGGAATGTATTGTCAGTTTATGGTTACGCGATCGCTGTTTCGTCCAAAACCATAACGAGAAAGACCAAGGTTTTACACTGATTGAGTTATTGGTGGTAATCATCATTATTGGTTTGCTGGCGGCGATCGCGCTACCCTCATTTTTGAGTCAAGCTGACAAGGCAAGATTTGCCGAGGCAAAGGCTTATATCGGAACCATGAGCCGATTACAGCAAGCATATTACTTAGAGAGAAGGACATTTACCAGTAATATTGGTGACTTGGGGCTAGGGGTAGATACTGCTTCTTCTTCCTATACTTACAGTGCTTTGGCGGGTAGTGTGGATGGAAACTTTACGCCTCAGCAACCCAAGCAGCTAATTACTAATGTGGCAGTGCCTACGTCTCCATACCTCAAGTCACTTGTTGGTGTGGTCGGTATTCCGGGGATAGTGCGGATTGACACTATTTTTTGCCTTGCGAATACACCAAATATTAGTCCTATCCCTCCTGGGGCTTTGAATCCTATAGCTCAGACAATGGTTTGCCCTACGGGATTTTCTTTGCAGTAA
- a CDS encoding Uma2 family endonuclease: protein MIAVPNNPKISVDEYFEWEAKQEVRYEYINGDVFAMAGGTIDHSAIAANLISLLRPHVRGRNCRVLGSDAKVGISKNGEFFYPDLLVTCDDRDRSLAKAVFYPTLIIEVLSPSTEAYNRGGKFARYRQLTSLCEYVLVSSEQIGVEAFRLNERGKWELTSYGDGDLVQLASIDFECAIAAIYEDVNFLG, encoded by the coding sequence ATGATTGCTGTTCCAAATAATCCCAAAATTTCGGTTGATGAATATTTTGAATGGGAAGCAAAGCAAGAAGTCAGATATGAGTACATCAATGGTGATGTATTTGCGATGGCGGGTGGGACAATTGACCATAGTGCGATCGCAGCTAATTTGATTTCTTTATTACGTCCACATGTTAGGGGACGTAATTGTCGGGTATTAGGTTCGGACGCGAAGGTGGGAATTTCTAAGAACGGTGAGTTTTTCTATCCTGATCTATTAGTGACTTGCGACGATCGCGATCGCAGTTTAGCCAAAGCTGTGTTTTACCCAACCCTAATCATTGAGGTGTTGTCACCTAGTACCGAAGCCTACAACCGAGGAGGTAAATTTGCCCGTTATCGTCAGTTAACCAGCTTATGTGAATACGTGTTGGTTAGCTCAGAACAAATTGGTGTCGAAGCCTTTCGCCTCAATGAGCGCGGTAAGTGGGAATTAACATCCTATGGAGATGGTGACTTGGTGCAGCTTGCGAGTATTGATTTTGAATGTGCGATCGCGGCTATCTATGAAGACGTAAATTTTCTTGGATAG
- a CDS encoding AAA family ATPase: MFKLAGNLGLCGAHRTGKTTLAIAISSHLNIPFVRTTTSQVFAQLGLDPAEPMDFQTRLFVQNHVLDAAEQVWQNSATPFVSDRTPIDMIAYTLGDIQGKTEVDFDLLSQYIDRCFASTNQFFQNLAIIQPGIPLVYEEGKAALNAAYIEHINVLVIGLCNDSRLKTNVFCNARDAISIDLRINNILRTKS, translated from the coding sequence ATGTTTAAACTTGCAGGCAATTTGGGACTTTGTGGCGCACATCGTACAGGCAAAACAACATTAGCGATCGCCATCTCATCTCATTTAAATATCCCCTTTGTCCGCACTACGACCAGCCAAGTTTTTGCCCAGCTTGGCTTAGATCCTGCGGAACCAATGGACTTTCAAACAAGGCTGTTTGTGCAGAATCATGTTTTGGATGCTGCCGAGCAGGTTTGGCAAAATTCCGCAACACCATTTGTTAGCGATCGCACCCCAATTGACATGATTGCTTATACCCTAGGCGATATTCAAGGTAAAACTGAGGTGGATTTCGACCTGCTAAGTCAATACATAGATCGCTGTTTTGCTAGTACTAACCAATTTTTTCAAAATCTCGCCATCATTCAACCAGGTATTCCGCTTGTGTATGAGGAGGGCAAGGCGGCGCTGAATGCTGCATATATTGAGCATATTAATGTTTTAGTGATTGGGCTATGTAATGATTCGCGGCTCAAGACTAATGTGTTTTGTAATGCGCGAGATGCGATCTCGATTGATCTAAGAATTAATAATATTTTGAGGACGAAATCATGA